The following coding sequences lie in one Brettanomyces bruxellensis chromosome 6, complete sequence genomic window:
- a CDS encoding uncharacterized protein (BUSCO:EOG092629WA): MTSDSESEQVKEFQRIIGEMGTIKPPGVSGSRIKKLKEIFLGNVDQEESLVPKLIGGCKDVPTTNKLGPLYVVDAVVRGLIDEISKSSGSSVKYVDVSADSPHGTAAAAVNSIRGAILETVKDATANSNENVRDKIFKLIEIWRNCKTFDENTLKEMIQTNFPSTTPPGTPPAVERKVKFADGSLKDGEKTSDSSDSGKTASSSASSASSGAKDPASVLQALANLAKKTPSPAAGAEADKGAVRGSNLEPAENTRRLERKQEGRPERQNAGGAASSNASSSDPEAIFKMLQNMNKMGAAGGANGRVSQQYGRGGNGYGADNSNNNSSNSYGDPRRGGNMYRDDRYRDREYEDRGRGGMYDRYGSRRRERSPQRGGMMGNPEPAEMQGEQNVPSNPHYRKQHVSEDSSLPPGCIGVYSRTIFIGGVPHTMDQEQLAQILRPYAEVQSVILNNERRHAFVKVYSRAEAEQVLQAFSVTHPSGLRARWGVGFGPRDCCDYQTGVSTIPISRLTDADKRWVVSAQWGGTGGEPLRDGLFVEEPDIEVGHGVSSKSISRKMPTNSASNGPKSDLPGGHGRRENYGGRGYNRSWSGSPQGGMSPQMAAPGGYGESRMNPMGNMNPMGNMNSMNSMNSMNPMNNSAPPPPPPGQAGAGNQSQAQMMATMMAAMQQMQQQGNGQVDMAQMLQNMAQMMRQNQH; encoded by the coding sequence ATGACCTCAGACTCAGAAAGTGAACAGGTGAAGGAATTCCAACGGATCATCGGCGAGATGGGCACCATCAAGCCTCCAGGAGTTTCCGGATCCAGAATTAAGAAGTTGAAAGAAATCTTTCTTGGCAACGTTGATCAGGAGGAAAGCCTGGTGCCAAAGCTCATCGGCGGGTGTAAGGATGTACCAACAACCAATAAATTGGGCCCTCTCTATGTTGTTGATGCCGTTGTTCGTGGCCTCATAGATGAAATCAGCAAGTCTAGCGGCTCATCTGTGAAGTATGTTGATGTTTCTGCAGATTCACCACATGGAACAGCAGCTGCAGCAGTTAATTCTATTCGGGGTGCGATTTTGGAAACTGTGAAAGATGCAACGGCCAATTCGAACGAGAATGTGCGCGATAAGATTTTCAAGTTGATCGAGATCTGGCGCAACTGCAAGACTTTTGATGAGAACACGTTGAAGGAGATGATTCAGACCAACTTCCCATCAACTACACCGCCCGGAACTCCACCTGCAGTTGAGAGAAAGGTGAAGTTTGCGGATGGCAGCTTGAAGGATGGAGAAAAGACTTCAGATTCGTCCGATTCGGGCAAGACAGCATCGAGTTCGGCAAGCTCTGCAAGCTCAGGGGCAAAGGATCCGGCATCCGTTCTTCAGGCATTGGCTAATCTTGCAAAAAAGACACCTTCTCCAGCGGCAGGTGCGGAAGCCGATAAAGGAGCAGTCCGGGGCTCGAACCTGGAACCAGCAGAAAACACCCGGAGActggaaagaaaacaggAAGGAAGACCGGAAAGACAGAATGCGGGCGGTGCAGCATCTTCAAATGCGTCGTCCTCGGACCCGGAGGCAATATTCAAGATGCTCCAGAACATGAACAAGATGGGGGCGGCAGGCGGTGCAAACGGCCGGGTTTCGCAGCAGTatggaagaggaggaaacGGGTATGGTGCAGATAACAGCAATAATAACAGCAGCAACTCGTATGGCGACCCAAGGCGGGGAGGAAACATGTATCGAGATGACAGATACAGGGACAGGGAGTACGAGGacagaggaagaggaggaatGTACGATCGGTACGGGTCGCGGAGAAGAGAGAGATCACCACAGAGAGGAGGCATGATGGGAAATCCAGAGCCTGCAGAGATGCAAGGAGAGCAGAATGTGCCGAGTAACCCGCATTACCGGAAGCAGCATGTTTCCGAGGATTCAAGCCTCCCTCCAGGATGCATCGGCGTGTATTCGCGGACGATTTTCATTGGTGGAGTGCCGCACACGATGGATCAGGAGCAGCTGGCACAGATATTGCGGCCGTATGCAGAGGTGCAAAGTGTGATTCTCAACAATGAGCGGAGACACGCATTCGTGAAGGTGTATTCGCGGGCAGAGGCCGAGCAGGTGCTTCAAGCATTCTCAGTCACGCATCCTTCGGGTTTGCGTGCCAGATGGGGAGTAGGCTTTGGTCCAAGAGACTGCTGCGACTACCAGACAGGAGTGTCCACGATACCGATTAGTCGACTCACCGATGCCGATAAGCGGTGGGTTGTGTCTGCCCAGTGGGGAGGAACAGGTGGAGAACCCCTGAGAGACGGGCTTTTTGTTGAAGAGCCGGACATCGAAGTTGGCCATGGTGTTTCTTCCAAGTCCATCTCCCGGAAGATGCCCACGAACTCGGCCAGCAACGGGCCAAAGTCTGATTTGCCCGGTGGACACGGCCGGCGTGAAAATTACGGCGGCAGGGGCTATAACCGCAGCTGGAGTGGCTCCCCACAGGGTGGAATGTCGCCCCAGATGGCTGCTCCCGGTGGTTATGGCGAAAGCAGAATGAACCCAATGGGCAACATGAACCCGATGGGAAACATGAACTCTATGAATTCCATGAATTCCATGAACCCAATGAACAATTCcgctcctcctcctccacCTCCTGGCCAGGCTGGAGCTGGAAACCAGTCCCAGGCCCAGATGATGGCCACAATGATGGCTGCAATGCAGCAGATGCAGCAGCAGGGAAACGGCCAGGTCGACATGGCCCAGATGCTGCAGAACATGGCGCAGATGATGCGTCAGAACCAGCATTGA
- a CDS encoding uncharacterized protein (MEROPS:MER0030133), giving the protein MTTPALHLVKPNMVAPLASSTDSPIEVTVQSSTLLQLIDTIYENNDETETQSRTVGTLLGTRSEDGSTVEVKECYVVPHKEEDEQLTIEEAVHVSLYHLYKRSNPELQVVGWFSTNPSLDAYTGLFHEFYAKGSCAPYQPVLLTLQYRDEESGDIIAPIVKTFISSPVGLPGNSGVMRKLNLEKIGSYAFVPIPNKVVRSTGESTTLKFLSQASKKGDTSFNLSDFNELKQVSMTVSQISDLIKILQDYTNRVAKGEIKGDDKIGRLLLSNLNFNLSEVDVEAFKNEFETHVNDTLLLQYLASCIKQQLDLSNKLTNFINPEDAVKE; this is encoded by the coding sequence ATGACTACGCCAGCTCTTCATCTTGTTAAGCCTAACATGGTGGCCCCATTGGCGTCATCGACTGATTCGCCAATTGAGGTCACAGTTCAATCTTCAACACTCTTGCAACTAATCGACACCATTTACGAGAATAATGACGAGACAGAAACACAAAGCAGAACAGTGGGAACACTTCTGGGAACAAGATCTGAGGATGGATCGACAGTGGAGGTGAAGGAGTGCTACGTTGTTCCTCACAAGGAGGAAGACGAGCAGTTGACTATTGAGGAAGCAGTTCATGTTTCTCTTTATCATTTATACAAACGTTCAAACCCAGAACTTCAGGTGGTTGGATGGTTTTCTACCAATCCATCCTTGGATGCATATACTGGTTTGTTCCACGAGTTCTATGCCAAGGGATCTTGTGCACCATACCAGCCGGTTTTGCTCACTTTACAATACAGAGATGAAGAATCTGGAGATATTATCGCACCTATCGTCAAGACTTTCATCTCATCTCCAGTTGGACTTCCAGGAAACTCTGGTGTGATGAGAAAGCTAAACCTCGAGAAAATTGGATCATACGCATTTGTGCCAATTCCAAATAAGGTTGTTCGCTCTACCGGTGAGTCAACTACCCTGAAATTCTTGTCACAAGCTTCGAAAAAGGGTGACACCTCATTCAATTTGAGCGACTTCAACGAACTTAAGCAGGTCTCTATGACTGTCTCACAGATTTCAGATctgataaaaatattgcaGGACTACACAAATAGAGTTGCCAAAGGTGAAATAAAAGGTGATGACAAGATTGGAaggcttcttctttctaatTTGAACTTTAACCTTTCCGAGGTGGATGTGGAGGCTTTTAAGAATGAGTTTGAAACACACGTCAACGACACTTTGTTGTTGCAATACTTAGCATCCTGTATCAAGCAGCAGCTAGACTTGAGCAACAAGTTGACCAATTTCATCAACCCTGAAGATGCTGTTAAAGAATAA
- the CIR2 gene encoding putative electron transfer flavoprotein-ubiquinone oxidoreductase, mitochondrial (BUSCO:EOG092619EA), which produces MLSTGVKQASLKAACFRLAAIRPEVGGIKSASANFMAVETSRCPIQNRSFLSARFQPVRTFTTTRSKLAEVAFEKLTEDQKETLTEERAIDNVDVCIVGAGPAGLATAIKLKQLDEDGDLRVIVLEKGPEVGAHILSGAVLDPKGLRELFPQSEYYDKDGKGIPLPPELVTLVTKEHMKLLFKNGMSVPLPSPPQMTNKGKNYIASLSEVTKWLGEQAEELGVEIYPNTAVSDLIYDSKGAVKGVATKDIGIAKDATPTEDFERGMEFHAKMTVLAEGCRGSLTKQAVKKYGLREGKSHQTYGIGVKEVWEVQPEKFKKGFIMHTMGYPLNKDTYGGGFQYHFGDGLVTVGLVVGLDYKNPWISPYKEFQKLKMHPLYKKVLEGGKCISYGARALNEGGYQAVPTLHFPGGVLVGASAGFMNVPKIKGSHLAIKSGLLAAESMYPEVLKVKKWISSTLGESNAEKKDEDEDEEEEEECVTLPEWKAIDLLQYQKAYDNSWARNELYSVRNVRPSFHNPLGMWGGMAFSGLFTMITRGHEPFTLKFGASDADITKAASSFKKIEYPKPDGKITFDILTSVSRTGTYHKENERCHLRVPNQDMRKHAEIAYPKFQGVEQRFCPAGVYEYVPDEKSKLGVRFQINSQNCIHCKTCDIKCPTKDINWTVPEGGDGPKYQMT; this is translated from the coding sequence ATGCTCTCTACTGGTGTAAAACAAGCATCTCTTAAAGCTGCATGCTTTAGACTGGCAGCTATTAGGCCGGAAGTGGGCGGCATTAAGTCTGCTTCTGCCAATTTTATGGCTGTTGAAACTTCTCGCTGCCCAATACAGAACCGTTCTTTCTTAAGCGCCAGGTTTCAGCCTGTGAGAACTTTTACAACAACAAGGTCAAAACTTGCAGAAGTCGCTTTCGAAAAGTTGACAGAGGACCAGAAAGAGACTCTCACCGAAGAGCGGGCCATCGATAATGTGGACGTGTGTATTGTGGGAGCAGGCCCAGCCGGATTGGCAACAGCAATTAAACTAAAGCAACTGGATGAGGATGGTGACTTGAGGGTAATTgttcttgaaaaaggacCAGAAGTGGGGGCACACATTCTTTCAGGAGCAGTTCTTGATCCAAAGGGATTACGTGAGCTTTTCCCTCAGAGCGAATATTACGATAAAGATGGAAAGGGGATTCCACTTCCGCCAGAATTGGTGACACTTGTCACAAAAGAGCACATgaagcttcttttcaaaaatgggATGTCTGTCCCCCTACCTTCTCCTCCACAGATGACCAACAAGGGCAAAAACTACATCGCATCGCTCTCAGAGGTGACAAAGTGGCTCGGAGAGCAGGCTGAAGAACTTGGTGTCGAGATATATCCAAATACAGCAGTTAGTGATCTCATCTACGATAGTAAAGGAGCGGTCAAAGGTGTGGCCACTAAGGATATTGGCATCGCGAAAGATGCAACACCAACCGAGGATTTTGAACGTGGAATGGAGTTTCATGCGAAAATGACGGTTCTTGCAGAAGGATGCCGAGGATCACTCACCAAGCAGGCAGTGAAGAAATACGGCCTAAGGGAGGGAAAGTCGCACCAGACTTACGGAATAGGTGTGAAGGAAGTGTGGGAAGTGCAGCCTGAGAAGTTCAAAAAGGGCTTTATCATGCATACGATGGGCTATCCGCTGAATAAAGACACTTATGGTGGTGGATTCCAGTATCATTTTGGTGATGGATTGGTGACAGTCGGCTTGGTTGTCGGCCTTGACTATAAGAATCCATGGATTTCACCTTACAAGGAATTCCAGAAGCTCAAGATGCATCCGCTATACAAGAAAGTCCTCGAAGGCGGAAAGTGCATTTCATATGGTGCAAGGGCTTTGAATGAGGGTGGGTACCAGGCTGTTCCAACGCTACATTTTCCAGGAGGAGTGCTTGTTGGAGCTTCTGCAGGATTTATGAATGTTCCAAAGATCAAAGGATCGCATCTTGCTATTAAGAGTGGACTTCTAGCTGCGGAATCGATGTATCCAGAGGTgttgaaggtgaagaaatgGATTTCATCAACGCTTGGGGAAAGCAATGCCgagaaaaaggatgaagacgaagatgaggaggaagaggaagaatgTGTTACTCTTCCTGAATGGAAGGCGATTGACCTTTTACAGTATCAGAAGGCATACGATAACTCATGGGCCAGAAACGAATTATACAGTGTGCGTAATGTTCGGCCATCATTCCATAATCCCCTTGGTATGTGGGGTGGAATGGCATTTTCTGGGTTATTCACTATGATAACTCGCGGTCATGAGCCATTTACTCTTAAATTTGGAGCTTCTGATGCCGATATCACGAAAGCTGCAAGCTCCTTCAAGAAAATCGAGTACCCAAAGCCTGATGGGAAGATCACATTTGACATTCTTACTTCTGTCAGCAGGACAGGTACGTACCACAAGGAAAATGAGCGTTGCCATCTCCGAGTCCCAAACCAGGACATGCGGAAACATGCAGAGATCGCGTATCCGAAATTCCAAGGTGTTGAACAAAGATTCTGTCCTGCCGGCGTCTATGAATACGTTCCAGATGAAAAATCCAAGCTAGGCGTCAGATTCCAAATCAACTCCCAGAATTGCATCCATTGCAAGACTTGTGACATCAAATGCCCTACTAAGGATATTAACTGGACTGTTCCTGAGGGTGGAGACGGTCCAAAATACCAAATGACCTGA